The nucleotide sequence CCAAACCGTAATCTGGTCAGCCGGAGAATCGGCTTTACCGTCATTGACCACCAGGGTAAAGGTATATTCCGTATCCTTATCCACCATTGGTGCTGTGAAGACCGGTTTAGCCACATTGGTAGCGCTCAGGGTAATACCTGCCGGAGCCGTCCATTTGTAGGTAAATGTATCGCCATCCGGATCACTCACCCGTACCTCCGGATATACCATAAAAAGTTGCGGAACCGTTGGGGCGGAATTGTATTCCGCCCCCTTAGTTACTAATAGGATTTTCAATCCGACAACAAACTATTCCGCTATAAAATTAAGCTTTTTAGCAATGGTTCAAATGTTCTGCTTATTTGTTTTCGGAATTTCAAATTCCTATAATAATGGAAAGGCGGATAACACATCCGCTTT is from Parabacteroides sp. FAFU027 and encodes:
- a CDS encoding PKD domain-containing protein, with amino-acid sequence MKILLVTKGAEYNSAPTVPQLFMVYPEVRVSDPDGDTFTYKWTAPAGITLSATNVAKPVFTAPMVDKDTEYTFTLVVNDGKADSPADQITVWVKNTGGSGVPYVKADSKRVSLYPNPTKGIVYVTINDPFAKVTS